The following nucleotide sequence is from Salvia splendens isolate huo1 chromosome 2, SspV2, whole genome shotgun sequence.
TTTTGAAATCCAAAACTCAGAAATCAAATCAAAGTTCAGTTAGAATATTACTGGCCCCACCTCTTGCAGGACCAAGAATACATTGAACCGATACCTCTGCCTCTCAAAACATTAAGCCTTTCAATCAcatcttcaaaaaaaaaaactactcaaAATCAAGCTGCGGCAACATTTGTAACATATTTATCACCGACATCACATCACTACCTCTCAAGTAAAGATCATCACTAGATAGCGGGACTTCCATGAAGTGCGGGTGCTCCAGCTGGCGATTCCGGCATAAATAGTAAACAACCGGAACTTTGCCAGCATGACGCGGCGGCGGAGAGCTATAGTGATGATTGTATCGATATTTGGGAGATTTCTCAGTCCAAACTTTTGCTCTATCCGGACTCAACTGCCTGTATTTCTTCATTCTCTTATCCATTTTCGAAAACCtcaaaatccaaatcaaatcCGAATATGATCAGCCATGAAGAACTAACTAATTCAGCATTTTCTCCTGAATTGAATAAAATCTCGATATCGTTTGATCGGCAGACCTCAATAATCACGCAATAGATCTACGACGACGACGCAAGCAAACATGAAATTAGCTAAACCTTTTTGAATAGCACATGTTTGATGAAATGACAGCGCGAGTGATGAGAGGGACGGGATGGAGCAAGTGCCTGAATTTGaggggaagaaaaaaaaaagcatcAATCGGTCTTGTGATTCCACTTGTAgctttttcttttcttacttTTGCGGATTCGATTTTTGGCTTTTTTAAAAGGGGTTTGGGAGTGCTGTGATTCAAAGTGGTTTGTTTGGTAGTGGGGATGGAATTGGAATGGGTTACATTTGTTGATTCCGTTTGTGGACCCAACATTTTGTACATTTTTTGCTGAATctctaaaataaaaagaagaacGTTTTGTGCtgatcattttttttacccataaactagtactactacttagAATATGTGAGTACATAAATAGAATCTGAACATAGATATATAAATTCATTCGGAAGTGTGGAAAACTATACTGATTCTGACAAAAATATGTCAATTTATTTGCTCCAACGGATTATTCTTGTAAACAAAACTTTCACCTCTTCGCTCATAAATGTGAGTTTATCCAAAACATTAACGGAAATTTCACTTTTTGTATCTATAAATATGGTGTGGTTCGAATAAtaactaatttatagtaattacTAATACTCCTCCGTTCCAAATAGACACATTTCTTTTCGCCAtgaagtttaagaatagtgtgttaaatgaatTGTGacaaaagtaagagagaataaagtaggataGATAAGAAAaagttttataaatttaaacaattaatGGGACAGAAAAACGGGGGGCGTAGGTTTTCTGTTTCTGTCATGCAGAAATCGCCGATTTCTTGAGTTTTACCGGTCGGAATCCGTTCCCGTTTGTTTCATTGGATTCCTCGTGTCTTGCTCTTGATTTCTACCGtctttattttctgatttggtTAGGTTTTAGGGTTCTTGCGTCGGTTTTTCGTCTCTGGTCAGTTCCGCCGTTTTCGCGTCGTGTCTGGTTGCCGGACGTCTTTTCCGGCAATGTTGCATCGTGGTCACGTCGGGGATGGCCTGTTGGGTCGGGTGGTGGCCGGTGTTTGGGCGGTGGTGCTCTGTGGCAGCGGCAGTAGGTGTCGGCGCACATTAGGGTTTTTTCTAggttttctttttctccttctcgtCGGTCGCCGGAACTGGTTTTTCCGACCAGTTCTGGTCTCCCTTGGTCGCGTCGGTCCTGGTGCTGCTGGGGGTGATCAGATTTTGAGGGGTAGAAGGTGTGTGGGATTGGCAGCTATTGATCCTTGGCGGCTAACCTGCTAGGGTTTCGCCATGGCTGAACCGCTTAGATGAGGAGATGGGCAAGATGGAGGTCGAGTGGAGGAGAAAGAAGCAGGAGATAGAAGCCAGCCGACGGTGGAAGTAGGGGCGTCTCTCGTCGCCAAGGCCATCCCACCGTCGGGCTTGCGAATTGGATCGGTGATGTGCTTGCCGAACACCATGGAGGAAGAAGATGGGGAAGACGacttggctactgatcaaaaGTCGGCTGGATCGCCAGACTTCATGGAGAATGAAAATATAAGAGCCGGCTCTGATCGTCATGACAACTCAGAGTATTTGGAGGTATCAAGAAAAGCAACTTTACATAACAATATGTTTGGCCATGATATACATGCAACCTTTGATTTGAATGCGTCACGTGTACTACAAGTTGAGGAAGTGAAAGTTGCGAACCACGAGATTAATCGCACCATATCAACCGTGGCGGGATCGGGCTCAATTGAGAAACATTTTGGCACGTGGGAAAAAATTGAGATATTTCTGTCATCCATCCCGGGGGCTAAAAACGCACCCACATCTAGGCCGTCTCCTAAACTTAAGGTGCATGATTTTCGCAAAATCCATACCCAAGAAGGCCTCAATACTAACCCATCTTCCAACCTAGCCTCATCCAAACAGTGGAAAACCATAATCAACCCTAAAACTACCCATCTTTTATTACCATCTTCCGAACCGTCACCTACGATAAAACCCACGTCCAAAACTAACTCATCCCGACCCTCTCGGCCATCCAAAAATACCCGCACTCCCAAACCCTCAAGCTAAAGCCGAAAACCCAAACAGAAATACACCCTCCCCACCCCCTCCCCGGAATGGATGGTGATGATGGACCGCAACGTCATACAGGAACCTAGCAGAGAAGGCCCATCTCATACCTCCCAGGGGTCCGAGAAAGATACGACAAATCCttgggagaagaaaaagaagaccATGGCGGATATGCTTAAGGATGGTCAGCCAAAGCCTTCGAATGTACCATTCATCTTGGACCCCAATAAACTGAAGCAAAGGGGCACGGCAACCCAGGAGGACGGTATCCCTTGCCTTCATTTACCTGATACTGATAACTCTGAGCTTGCAGATCGCATGGGACTCGCCCTAATTGGGAAGTTCTGACACTCCATCCCAGCCCCCCACTTGATTCGCAGGGCTCTCTCAAATTTCAAACTGAAAAGTACGCTAAGTTGGAATTTTATTAATGCAAAGCATATCCTCATTACCCTTTCTGAGATTGATGATTACGTGAAAGTTTTATGTGGAGCTAGTAACAATAATACTTGGTTTATTGAACACCATCCAATGAGGATGTTTAAATGGACTGTTGATTTCGACCTATATTTTGAGACTCCCATCGCTGCTGTTTGGTATAATCTGCATGCTTTACCTATACATCTTTTTGAAGAATCTATGCTATTTTCCATTGGTAAATTGTTTAGTGAACCCATACAGATTGATCATAACACTATCACACGCGCACGATTGTCATATGCACGCATTTGCATTGAAATAGACATCTTCAAGCCTGTGCCGGAAAAATACATACTCCGACTTAGGGGAAAGGATGTGACATTGCAAGTgaggtgggataagatcccgcaCTACTGTTCAGCCTGCAAGCATGTGGGGCATTTAGAGGATCATTGCTACGCTTTTGGAAATAATCCGGCCCCACCCAAGAAAGACTTCTCCAGACCGGCACAACAGTATCAGAATGAGATGAGAGGAGGACAAGGGGGACAGAACCGGAGAAAGCAAATTACAGAGAAGATAGAGGCAGAATCAGGCTGGAACCGTGTAGGTAAGAATGGCAATGTTATGAGGGTCTCAGCGGCGCAGGGACAGAATAAGGGAGGTCAGGCAGCCAGGTATAAATACAGAGTGGTGGCGAACCGAAACGACAACCATAGTAGCAGTCTTCAGACTCGAGAGCCCCCTGTTGTCCCGAACTCGGGCATGCTTGTCCTACAACCTTCTGGACAGGGAAAGAAACAGAAGACGAAGAGAAGTCCGGAAAGCAGAGCCAGATATAGAGAGAAAAGAAGGCTGAGGCGGCTAGAGGAGGTCGAGGGTCGAGCCATGTCAGATACCGAGGGCTCGGAGTTTGAGACGGACGACGGTGGGGAATCGCAGAACAGACCAAGATCACTGTCACCCATCTTTAGAGGGAGCCGTTTGCCGGGTAGTGAGAATCACATGGGACTAGGGGTCCATAGTAATAGGTTTGTTATTTTGGAGGATGAGGAGCTTGAGACAGAGGCGTCCATGGCCTTGGTTATGCATGACGGGATCGCAGATGCTCAGATTATTCACGAGGCTAGAAGGGCAAAAGGAATACGGAATGGGGCTGCTAGAAATGGGAGCTCACCGATGGAGATCGCTAGTGATGGGGATCACCGACCTGTGATTGAAGCAGCGATGAAGAAAGCAAGGGTTTCTACCTCGCTCAAAACCTGATTTGTTCCCCATGACGAGCCAGTTCGTAGTGTGGAATGCTCAGGGTGTGGCGAATGCCCGTACTAAGAGACATCTGAGATATCTGATTCGAGAACACAAGATTTTGTTTGCGGCAGTGATTGAACCACAGAGGACACCACCAGCTTTAGGGAGGAACTTTCAGGGCCTTCGATTTGCCGGATCCAATGAAAGTGGTCATATTTGGATTCTTGCCCATGAGGATTGGACAGTGGAAGTGGTTGATGACTCGAGACAGGCCTTACACGTTAAGATCTCTTCCGAAGTCTTCCCTTTCCCGATCTACATCACCATAGTATATGGGCGACACACGAGAGAGACGAGACATGCACTTTGGGAGAAGTTGGGAGACATCTCGCTGGCTATGGATGGAAGGTCGTGGCTTGTGGAAGGGGATTTCAACATGTTCCTGACCAATGAAGAGAGACAGGGGAGTGACACGGACAGGCACAGAAACATGATGGACTTTGCCGATGCTATTGCCGAGTGCCAGCTGATTGACCCAGGTTTCGATGGACCGATCTTCACGTGGCACATGGGGGGGCTTTGGGAGAGGTTGGACCGCATCTTGATTGGAGAGCATTGGACATCGGTGTTTACTACGACGAGAGTGACACATTTACCGAGATTTAGCTCTGATCATGCGCCACTTTTGGTAGGATGTCAATTCTCTGTCCAGACAACGAGATCGGCGTTCAGATTTCAGAATATGTGGGTGAGACATGAGACTTTTAGGGGGCGAGATTGCCAGAGTACGGGAGGCAGAGACAGGATATAATGGCAGGATGAACCTCCAACTCAAGCTCATCAGGACCAAGAAGCTCCTAAAGGTTTGGAACATAGAAGTTTTTGGCAACATTATCCAAAACCTAAAGGATGCAGAGCAGGCAGTGCTTGAGGCACAGATTTTATATGATAGTGACCCGACACCAGCACATAGAGCTGTATTcagtcgagtgtctgcagagcTCATCATCACGGCGAAGATGGAGGAAGAATTCTAGAGGCAAAAGGCGGCGATTAGAtgggctgttgatggagaaaggaactccaaattctttcATGGCTGGGTCAGACAGAAGAGAGATAAGTCGCAGATACACACGGTCGAGTTTGGGGGGCAGGCACTGACAGATGAGACAGAGATCAGGGAGTCAGTGGCATCCTTCTTTCAGCAGCTTCTGACATCGGACGTTGGGGACCTTGCAGAGCGTGACTTATCTCTCATCCATACACTTCCAGATTCAGTTGACCAGGAGGCCCTGTGTGCGCCACCGTAGGAGAAGGAGGTTAGGGATGCAGTTTTTGGGATCAGTGGTGATAGTGTGTCCGGGCCGGATGGGTTCACTTCTTTGTTTTTTCAGCACTGCTGGGACACTGTGGAGAGGGATGTGATTACAGCTGTGGTAGACTTTTTCAGTGGGGCGTTTATGCCCCGAAGCTTCACGGCTACCATGATCGTCCTCATTCGGAAGAAGCCTAACCCAGTCACGTGGGGGGGACTATAGACCGATCAGCCTCTGCAATGTTAcgaacaagatcatcacaaagATCATTGCTTCAAAACTTGCACCTTTACTCCCCCTTGTCATTGCACCGAATCAGAGTGGGTTCATCAAGGGCCGCCTGCTTACTGACAATGTTCTTCTGGCCCAAGAGTTGATACATGACCTGGGGAAGGAGCTTTCGAGTAGAGGGAGATCGCCCAATCTGGCACTCAAGCTGGATATGGCAGAGGCGTATGATAGAGTCCAGTGGCCGTTTTTTGCTCAAGGTCTTAGAAACGATGGGATTCTCAACAACCTGGGTGAGTATGATTAGTAGATGCATCTCGTCATACTGGTTCTCAGTCCTGGTGAACGGGGGTCCGGCGGGTTTCTTTCAGTCCTCAAGGGGGCTAAGACAAGGGGATCCCTTATCGCCCTCCCTCTTTGTGTTAGCGACAGATTACCTTTCAAGATGTCTGGATAGGCTGATCAAGGGGGATAGAGAGATGATATACAGATGCCGAAAAAAGGCCCCCATTATCACTCATCTCTCCTACGCAGATGATATAATCATAGTCTCGAGGGCACATAGAAAGGCAGTTAAAAGGTTGGTTGGATGCCTGGATCACTACATTGCTGTGTCTGGGCAGAAGGTGAATAATGGGAagacacatttctttttggcGACTGAGCACATGGAGTTAGCTAGCATTGTTGAGGAGGTTGGAGGCTTTCAGAGGGGGTGATTCCTTTCACATACCTTGGGGTCCCGATCTTCAGAGGAGCAAGGAAGACAGATCATCTTTTGCCCCTCAGTCAGAAGCTCATGGACAGAATCCACAGTTGGTCCCATCGACATCTTGCTTTTGGGGGTCGGCTTGctttgattaagagcaccctcGCCGCCATCCCGCTTCACATCTTACAGGTCATGAATCCTCTGCTTGGCTTTCTGGACGAGTAGGAGCAAATTCTGGCTAGATATTTTTGGGGTACAGTTGGAGAAAAGAGGAAGCTACACTGGATTTCTTGGAGACAGATTTGCTTGCCTTTTGATGAGGGTGGCTTGGGTATTCGCCGCTTCAGGGAAGTGTCAGTGGCTTTTGGGTTCAAGCTGTGGTGGAGACTGCTAGCTCAGGATTCTCTTTGGGCCAAGTTCATGACCCAGAAGTACAGTATCCTTCCTTGTCATTTGCATACATCTCCTTGTGGGTCGCATGACAGTCCTACTTGGCGTTCTTTGCATCATATTTGGTCATACATGCATGAGTATATCCGTTGGTCCTTGGGTGAGGGGAAGATCAGCTTCTGGGATGATGTCTGGCTTGGGGCTAGCCCCATCCGGAGTCTGTGCATCTCAGGAAATGATCCTCCTCAATCTCAGGCCGTTGCATCATATTGGCATGATTATGCATGGGATGTGGATATGCTGCATAGTTTATCTTTCAGGTTTGGCGTACCTCCAGATGTGATAGACCAGATCAGAGCCACGCCGATCGAGTTGGGGGCGAAGGATGTGAGGCGGTGGAGTCTGACTAGCCATGGCGAGTTCTCTGTGACCTCAGCTTGGGAAAGCATCCGGACTAGATTGCCGAAGAGGGAGATTTTTGGGCTTATCTGGAACCAAGGgttgacccctaccatctctgtGTTCATTTGGAGGTTGCTATTTAGTAGGTTGCCGGTGGATGAGAAGTTGCAGATGAGGGGGATTGAGTTAACGTCTAGATGTCAGTGTTGTCGGTCTCCTTCAGTCGAGTCTCTTAGTCATGTCTTTTTCTTGAGTCAGTCGGCTTTTTCTGCATGGGAGTATTTCGATGCCTGGTTTCCTTCCTTGCACACACCGATTCACAcgagcactgatattgcacttagactaggtcactGGCGGAGGTCCTCTTTCCAGAGGGCTCCTGCCTTAcatattagttttcttgttccctgtttgattgcttggtttctttggacggagaggaatgaCTGCAAGCATGGTGGTCATCCTTTTCGTCACtctcatgttatttggcaggtcactcaCCACCTGCACGTGCTTGTCTTGGCCGGCAAGATCACCCCGACCCACTGGAGGGGATGCTCGCCGTCGGTTGGTTTCATGTCTTTCTCCCCCAGACAGCGTGTTCTGCGGTCACTCATGGTCCTATGGCATCCCCTTGATGCCCCTTGGGTGAAGCTAAACACTGACGGTGCCTTCTCTACATCAACAATAGAGGCGATGGAGGGAGGATTGGTTCGAGGCTCTGATGGAGGACTTTTGCGTGCCTTCTGTGCTCCAATAGCcgcatcatcgagctttgaggcggagctgttggctCTGATTCGGGGGTTCGAGATGGATATGGAGCTTTCGACACACATCTGGATTGAGCTTGACTCAGCGGCTCTGGTTACGTTGTTGTCATCTAGACAGCTTAGCGCTGCGGATTGcagacatcacatggctttgatccggagtATGGCTTCTCAACGACATGTTCAgttctcacacatctacagagaaggGAACCGAGCTGCTGACTTTCTTGCAAGTTGAGGGGTTCAGACCCCTGCCCTTACTTACTGTGATCCAATTTCTGCGCCTCGGTATCTGAAGGCGCtggttaggatggaccagctgggatatcctaacttccgtttccgacgtagagatgtgggttgatCCAGCTTCTTTGGTGGCtggttttgataatttttcgtTTCTCCCTCGTATATATATAGTCAGTTTTTTTCCACTTGATAGT
It contains:
- the LOC121773851 gene encoding uncharacterized protein LOC121773851, producing the protein MTSQFVVWNAQGVANARTKRHLRYLIREHKILFAAVIEPQRTPPALGRNFQGLRFAGSNESGHIWILAHEDWTVEVVDDSRQALHVKISSEVFPFPIYITIVYGRHTRETRHALWEKLGDISLAMDGRSWLVEGDFNMFLTNEERQGSDTDRHRNMMDFADAIAECQLIDPGFDGPIFTWHMGGLWERMSILCPDNEIGVQISEYVGET
- the LOC121773860 gene encoding uncharacterized protein LOC121773860, encoding MRLLGGEIARVREAETGYNGRMNLQLKLIRTKKLLKVWNIEVFGNIIQNLKDAEQAVLEAQILYDSDPTPAHRAVFSRVQKRDKSQIHTVEFGGQALTDETEIRESVASFFQQLLTSDVGDLAERDLSLIHTLPDSHCWDTVERDVITAVVDFFSGAFMPRSFTATMIVLIRKKPNPSGFIKGRLLTDNVLLAQELIHDLGKELSSRGRSPNLALKLDMAEAYDRVQWPFFAQGLRNDGILNNLVLVNGGPAGFFQSSRGLRQGDPLSPSLFVLATDYLSRCLDRLIKGDREMIYRCRKKAPIITHLSYADDIIIVSRAHRKAVKRLVGCLDHYIAVSGQKVNNGKTHFFLATEHMELASIVEEEQILARYFWGTVGEKRKLHWISWRQICLPFDEGGLGIRRFREVSVAFGFKLWWRLLAQDSLWAKFMTQKYSILPCHLHTSPCGSHDSPTWRSLHHIWSYMHEYIRWSLGEGKISFWDDVWLGASPIRSLCISGNDPPQSQAVASYWHDYAWDVDMLHSLSFRFGVPPDVIDQIRATPIELGAKDVRRWSLTSHGEFSVTSAWESIRTRLPKREIFGLIWNQGLTPTISVFIWRLLFSRLPVDEKLQMRGIELTSRCQCCRSPSVESLSHVTHHLHVLVLAGKITPTHWRGCSPSVGFMSFSPRQRVLRSLMVLWHPLDAPWVKLNTDGAFSTSTIEAMEGGLVRGSDGGLLRAFCAPIAASSSFEAELLALIRGFEMDMELSTHIWIELDSAALVTLLSSRQLSAADCRHHMALIRSMASQRHVQFSHIYREGNRAADFLAS